In the Leptospira fletcheri genome, GAGGAAAGTTTGATTCCCTGCTCCTTCAGCGCCTTTTCAAAATGCTGAAAATTCGATTCGCTATAGTCGGGATATTTCGCGATCAGAGGATCCAAAAGTTTTTTTTCCCCGATCTTCCTGAGATAGAAACGATCGTCTTCCGTCGGCTCTATGGCTTTTACCACTACGTCCGGCTGGATTCCTTTCCCGTGCAGAGAACGACCGGAAGGCGTATAGTATTTCTGTACCGTTAGTTTCACCGCCATGCCGTGCGAGAGAGAATATACGAATTGCACAGAACCTTTTCCGTAAGAAGTCGTGCCTAAGATTTTTGCCCGACCGTGATCCTGCATGGCCCCGGCAAAAATCTCGGAGGCGGAGGCGGACCCCTCATTGATCAACACGATCATCGGGATTTTGGTGAATTTATCGGGGGAATTCGAGGACTTGGAAGTGTCCGCGAGTTCTCCTCCCCTACCTCTTACCGAGACGATATCTAACCCTGGAGCTAAAAAAAGATCGGAAAGAGCGGATGCCAAGGGCAAGAGTCCTCCCGGATTCATCCGTAGGTCTACGATCAATCCTTCCGCTTTCTTCTCAGACAATGACTTGAGTTGCTTTTTAAATTCTTCCAGGGTATTTTCGCCCATGAATTGGTTTAAGCGAATATAACCGACTTTTTCCTTATTGAAATAATTCGATCTTACGTAACGGATCTGGATATTTTCACGGACCAAGGTAAGCTGGACCGGCTCTTTTTGGTTCTTTCTTTCTATCTTGATCGTCACCGAAGACCCGGGTTTTCCGCGCATCAATTTGATCCCTTCGGAATATCCTAGGTTTGCCGTGCTCTTACCGTCGATTTCCACGATTCGATCCTGAGGTAGGATCCCGGCACGCATAGCCGGAGTATCTTCGATCGGAGAAACGACCACGATGGCTCCGTCCGAAAAAGCGACTTCCATTCCCAATCCGCCGAAGCTCCCGCGGGTTTCCTCCTTCATCTGCCGGTATTCTTCCTCGTCCAAAAAATTGGAATGAGGATCTCCCAAAGAGGCGATCAGTCCTTTGATCGCTCCGACAAACGCCTTTTCCTCGTTGACCGGTTCCACGTAACCGTTTTGGACCAATCCCAAAACTTCATGGAACAATTGCAGGTATTTCTCCGATGTTTCGGAAATCGCACGAACAGGAGAAGGGCGAAATACGAGAGCAACACTCAGAACCAGAACGGCTCCGACCCAAAACAACCTTTCCTTATTTTTCATTCTTCTTTTACCAAGCGGGAATAGATCGAAGGATGCTTCTCTTCCAAAGCCTTGAATAGAGCGGAGGAATCCAAACTATAACGTTCACAAGCGGCTAAGAAGATCTGTTTGTCCGTTTGGATCGGTTTTTCGGAAACGGCGGAAAGTCTTTCCCCGAACCTAACCTCCGCAAGATAATCCAACACTAATTTCAATTCCGCGTCCCCGATCTCCTTTTTGGGAGAAGCACAAACGACGAAGAAAAACAGGAGAAAAGCCGCGAATTTACGGTACGTTGAAGGGAATTTCACTCTTTCAGAATTTTTTTCCCGTCGGAAGAAAGTGTCAACTCGGAATTCGGTCCCGCCTAGTAGACTCGATACAGTCCGACCAGCTTACCGATGATGACTGCCTTTTTCGTTTTAATCGGTTTGTATTTGGGATTTCGAGCCTCGAGTCTGATGTGATCCGGTTCCTTATAATATACTTTTAAAGTCGCTTCGTCCCCGATGAGGGCCACTACGATTTCGCCGTTCCGTGCGATGTCCCGTTTCTGGATGATGGCGATGTCTCCATCGTTGATCCCGGCTTCTTCCATAGAATCACCTTGCACTTTCAACGCGAAAGTCATCCCCTTCGAAGCAAGTTCTTCAGGAACGGGAATGTACGATTCGATATTCTCTTCCGCAAGAATCGGAAGTCCGGCTGCGACACGACCGAGCAAAGGAATACTCGGAGTCGGGACGGGAAGGGCTTCGAACGGACTTTGCCGGGTGAGCTCGATCGCTCTAGATTGGTTCTTAGAAGTCTTGAGATATCCTTTTTTTTCGATCGCTTTGAGGTGATCGTACGCTCCCTTGGCAGTGATTCCGAATTCGTCCCCGATTTCTCGGATCGTAGGAGGAAACCCTCGTTCTTTAATGACATTCGTAATAAAATGGAGCACTGCGAGCTGCTTTTCCGTCAGATCCTTCATGCTTAACAAGTTATTAGTGAATAGATGTTTTGCAAGTATTTTTTAGGTGGATCGGTACTAAGCTCCCGATACTTGGTGCCGGAACTCGCCTTTCCGAAGACATCCAGGAGGATCCATTTCCGCCTTCAAACACTCCCAGATTTGGGTGAAATCTTCCAAGATTGCTCCGT is a window encoding:
- a CDS encoding S41 family peptidase, which encodes MKNKERLFWVGAVLVLSVALVFRPSPVRAISETSEKYLQLFHEVLGLVQNGYVEPVNEEKAFVGAIKGLIASLGDPHSNFLDEEEYRQMKEETRGSFGGLGMEVAFSDGAIVVVSPIEDTPAMRAGILPQDRIVEIDGKSTANLGYSEGIKLMRGKPGSSVTIKIERKNQKEPVQLTLVRENIQIRYVRSNYFNKEKVGYIRLNQFMGENTLEEFKKQLKSLSEKKAEGLIVDLRMNPGGLLPLASALSDLFLAPGLDIVSVRGRGGELADTSKSSNSPDKFTKIPMIVLINEGSASASEIFAGAMQDHGRAKILGTTSYGKGSVQFVYSLSHGMAVKLTVQKYYTPSGRSLHGKGIQPDVVVKAIEPTEDDRFYLRKIGEKKLLDPLIAKYPDYSESNFQHFEKALKEQGIKLSSDVARILYKNRTQTEKERTLTDVDLDPQLRKALEILSERKS
- a CDS encoding LA_1448 family UV-C exposure upregulated protein, which translates into the protein MKFPSTYRKFAAFLLFFFVVCASPKKEIGDAELKLVLDYLAEVRFGERLSAVSEKPIQTDKQIFLAACERYSLDSSALFKALEEKHPSIYSRLVKEE
- the lexA gene encoding transcriptional repressor LexA, which encodes MKDLTEKQLAVLHFITNVIKERGFPPTIREIGDEFGITAKGAYDHLKAIEKKGYLKTSKNQSRAIELTRQSPFEALPVPTPSIPLLGRVAAGLPILAEENIESYIPVPEELASKGMTFALKVQGDSMEEAGINDGDIAIIQKRDIARNGEIVVALIGDEATLKVYYKEPDHIRLEARNPKYKPIKTKKAVIIGKLVGLYRVY